One window from the genome of Pseudomonas fluorescens encodes:
- a CDS encoding ATP-binding protein, whose amino-acid sequence MSSIRRRTLTLILGLLFLGLLIITVFNLHDSNHEIAEVYDAQLAQNARLLQGVMRMPMASKEHAELYQAFNSALGQAVPKVDGHPYESKIAFQVWNSQGSVLVHTTSAPSFTSPPVAPGFSEIVDQKNRKWRAFVLDDAQYGLKIWVGERDDVRADLVDRIVRHTVVPNLIGSVVLAAVIWLAIGWGLKPLVDMAAKLRARHPGSLEPLQMMPLPTELEPMQAALNRVLAQIQEVMGRERRFIADAAHEMRTPLAVLRVHAQNLMEAGSEQSRRESLEHLIAGVDRTTRLVNQLLTMARLEPQAGVPTPAVIDLAATVRASLVQMTPWLLSKGLEPVLDVSDDIGPVRIDPVAIDIALNNLVTNAANFSPANGTITVRLARKGDHYELSVEDQGPGIDEAERERLFERFYSRGNDQGAGLGLTIVRTIADRLGGHIRLENRTEGGLCATLEIGRF is encoded by the coding sequence ATGAGTTCGATCCGGCGGCGTACCCTCACGTTGATCCTCGGCCTCTTGTTTCTTGGCCTGTTGATCATCACGGTATTCAACCTGCATGACAGCAACCACGAAATCGCCGAGGTCTACGATGCCCAATTGGCGCAGAATGCCCGGCTGCTGCAGGGTGTGATGCGCATGCCGATGGCGAGCAAGGAACACGCCGAACTGTATCAGGCGTTCAATTCGGCGTTGGGGCAGGCGGTGCCTAAAGTCGACGGTCATCCCTATGAAAGCAAGATCGCTTTCCAGGTCTGGAACTCACAAGGTTCGGTGCTGGTTCATACCACCAGCGCACCGTCGTTCACCTCACCCCCGGTTGCGCCCGGTTTCAGCGAGATCGTGGACCAGAAGAACCGTAAGTGGCGGGCGTTCGTCCTGGACGACGCGCAATACGGGTTGAAGATCTGGGTGGGCGAGCGCGACGACGTGCGTGCCGACCTGGTCGACCGCATTGTTCGTCACACCGTCGTGCCCAACCTGATCGGCAGCGTGGTGCTTGCCGCCGTGATCTGGCTGGCCATCGGCTGGGGGCTCAAGCCCCTGGTCGACATGGCGGCTAAGTTGCGCGCCAGGCATCCCGGTTCCCTGGAGCCCTTGCAAATGATGCCGCTTCCTACCGAGCTTGAGCCCATGCAGGCGGCACTCAACCGTGTCTTGGCGCAGATCCAGGAGGTGATGGGCCGTGAGCGGCGTTTCATCGCCGACGCCGCCCATGAAATGCGTACGCCCTTGGCCGTACTGCGGGTGCATGCACAGAATCTGATGGAGGCGGGGAGCGAGCAAAGCCGTCGCGAGTCCCTGGAACACCTGATTGCCGGGGTCGACCGCACCACGCGCCTGGTCAACCAATTGCTCACCATGGCACGGCTTGAACCGCAGGCAGGCGTTCCGACGCCTGCGGTCATCGACCTGGCCGCCACGGTTCGGGCGAGCCTGGTGCAAATGACGCCCTGGTTGTTGAGCAAGGGGCTCGAGCCGGTGCTGGATGTCAGCGATGACATCGGTCCGGTTCGAATCGACCCGGTGGCCATCGATATCGCCTTGAACAACCTGGTGACCAACGCGGCCAATTTTTCTCCGGCCAACGGCACGATCACCGTACGCCTGGCCAGGAAGGGCGATCACTACGAGCTGTCTGTCGAAGACCAGGGGCCGGGTATAGACGAGGCCGAGCGTGAGCGGCTCTTCGAGCGGTTCTACAGCCGCGGCAATGACCAAGGGGCGGGGTTGGGGCTGACGATCGTACGCACCATCGCGGATCGTCTGGGAGGGCACATACGCCTGGAGAATCGCACCGAGGGTGGGCTGTGCGCGACCTTGGAAATAGGGCGCTTCTAA
- a CDS encoding ArsO family NAD(P)H-dependent flavin-containing monooxygenase — translation MPCSQPETFDVIIIGGGQAALAVAYFLRRTPLSFVILDAQEEPGGAWRHGWNSLRLFSPATWSSIPGWMMPPTQNGYPSRDHVIDYLTQYEQRYRFPVVRPVQVTRVERTATGLRVHTPEKHWDARVVVSATGTWSNPYIPRYPDAALFAGQQLHSADYVEASPFAGKKVLVVGGGNSGAQILAEVSKIAETTWVTPIEPLFLPDEVDGRVLFERATERWKAQQEGRVIDQPVGGLGDIVMVPPVVEARERNVLQAVRPFERFTRNGVIWADGRESAVDVVIWCTGFRPALQHLDALGVLNNDGRVEVEGTRSIQEPRLWLVGYGEWTGSASATLIGVTRTARSTVGEIVDFLARQSMADAPA, via the coding sequence ATGCCCTGCTCACAGCCCGAGACATTTGACGTAATCATCATCGGTGGCGGCCAAGCGGCCTTGGCGGTGGCCTATTTCCTGCGGCGTACGCCTCTCTCGTTCGTCATCCTCGACGCCCAGGAAGAACCCGGTGGTGCCTGGCGGCATGGCTGGAACTCGCTGCGACTCTTTTCCCCGGCTACATGGAGTTCGATCCCCGGCTGGATGATGCCCCCCACACAGAATGGCTATCCGTCGCGAGACCACGTGATCGACTACCTCACGCAGTACGAACAGCGCTATCGATTTCCCGTGGTGCGACCGGTACAGGTCACGCGTGTGGAACGCACAGCAACGGGTTTGCGGGTACACACCCCCGAGAAGCACTGGGACGCCCGGGTCGTGGTCAGCGCAACGGGCACCTGGAGCAACCCCTACATCCCTCGTTACCCTGATGCCGCCTTGTTCGCTGGGCAGCAATTGCATTCGGCGGACTATGTCGAGGCATCCCCGTTCGCTGGCAAGAAGGTCCTGGTTGTAGGCGGTGGCAATTCAGGCGCGCAGATTCTGGCCGAGGTGTCGAAAATCGCCGAGACCACTTGGGTCACCCCCATCGAACCACTGTTCCTTCCTGACGAGGTCGATGGGCGCGTGTTGTTCGAGCGCGCCACCGAGCGCTGGAAGGCCCAGCAGGAAGGTCGCGTCATTGATCAACCCGTGGGAGGGTTGGGTGACATCGTCATGGTGCCGCCGGTGGTCGAGGCCCGTGAACGCAACGTCCTTCAGGCCGTCAGGCCTTTCGAGCGCTTTACCCGCAACGGCGTGATCTGGGCCGACGGCCGCGAATCAGCCGTGGACGTGGTGATCTGGTGCACCGGATTCAGGCCCGCCCTACAGCATCTGGATGCGCTGGGGGTGCTCAACAACGACGGCCGTGTGGAGGTCGAGGGCACCCGCTCGATACAAGAGCCCAGGCTGTGGCTGGTCGGCTACGGCGAGTGGACGGGGTCGGCGTCCGCCACCCTGATTGGCGTTACACGCACGGCACGCAGCACGGTTGGCGAGATAGTCGACTTTCTCGCCCGGCAATCCATGGCCGATGCGCCTGCTTGA
- a CDS encoding YgaP family membrane protein, giving the protein MKANIGTIDRGARIAVGLVLIIPALTGSIGAWGWIGLVPLATGIFRFCPLYSLLGIKTCKRC; this is encoded by the coding sequence ATGAAAGCCAACATTGGAACCATTGACCGGGGCGCACGCATTGCCGTGGGGCTTGTCCTTATAATTCCGGCCCTGACGGGCTCGATCGGCGCCTGGGGCTGGATTGGCCTGGTGCCACTGGCCACGGGTATCTTTCGCTTCTGTCCGCTCTATTCGTTATTGGGCATCAAGACCTGCAAACGTTGCTGA
- a CDS encoding DUF6691 family protein codes for MRKLTAFIAGLLFGFGLLLAGMANPNKVLGFLDLAGAWDPSLALVMIGAIGSAIVPLAWARQQTHSLLGSPMQLPVKRELDPRLIGGSLVFGIGWGIAGICPGPAVAILLTGHWQAFVFMLAMLAGMWLFTVLETRRVH; via the coding sequence ATGCGCAAACTGACGGCATTCATCGCCGGCCTGCTCTTTGGCTTCGGGCTGCTCCTGGCAGGCATGGCCAACCCGAACAAAGTATTGGGTTTCCTGGACCTGGCCGGCGCCTGGGATCCGTCCCTGGCGCTGGTGATGATCGGGGCGATTGGCAGCGCGATCGTCCCGCTGGCCTGGGCGCGCCAACAGACTCATTCGCTGCTGGGCAGCCCCATGCAGTTGCCGGTCAAGCGAGAACTGGACCCACGCCTGATCGGTGGCAGCCTGGTGTTCGGTATCGGCTGGGGCATCGCCGGCATCTGCCCTGGCCCCGCCGTGGCCATCCTGCTGACCGGACACTGGCAAGCCTTTGTCTTCATGCTGGCCATGTTGGCGGGCATGTGGTTGTTCACCGTGCTGGAAACCCGGCGTGTCCATTGA
- a CDS encoding YeeE/YedE family protein, translating to MNLDWLNFTPWSSLAGGMLIGLAASLFVVANGRIAGISGLIGSLLQRGSEGLGEKALFLLGLLVAPLVWGVFASLPPIEFQNGWFGLTVAGLLVGVGTRYGSGCTSGHGVCGLSRLSPRSMVATACFMLSGFATVFVLRHVIGV from the coding sequence ATGAATCTTGACTGGCTCAACTTTACGCCTTGGTCATCCCTTGCCGGCGGTATGTTGATTGGCTTGGCGGCCAGCCTGTTCGTGGTCGCCAACGGCCGGATCGCCGGCATCAGTGGGCTGATCGGCAGCCTGCTGCAGCGTGGCAGCGAAGGGCTGGGCGAGAAGGCTCTGTTTCTTCTGGGCCTGCTCGTCGCGCCGCTGGTATGGGGCGTGTTTGCCTCCTTGCCACCGATCGAGTTCCAGAACGGCTGGTTCGGCCTCACTGTCGCGGGCCTGTTGGTGGGTGTCGGCACTCGTTACGGTTCGGGCTGCACCAGTGGCCATGGCGTGTGCGGCCTGTCACGCCTGTCACCGCGCTCGATGGTCGCCACCGCGTGTTTCATGCTCAGCGGTTTCGCCACGGTATTTGTCCTGCGTCACGTGATAGGGGTTTGA
- a CDS encoding TSUP family transporter, giving the protein MVGGVLFGLLGVGGGFVVVPARQRYSNLTTQSVLATSLTVIAWVALSGVLTSSATGHLQWPIALPFSMGAIVGMLGGRLVAAKLPEPICKDGFALVSTLVAAALLVKALG; this is encoded by the coding sequence GTGGTCGGCGGGGTGCTTTTCGGGCTGCTCGGCGTGGGCGGTGGTTTCGTCGTGGTTCCGGCGCGCCAACGGTACAGCAATCTGACCACGCAATCGGTGCTCGCCACGTCGCTGACCGTTATCGCTTGGGTTGCCCTGTCAGGGGTGCTGACGAGCTCGGCGACAGGCCACCTGCAATGGCCAATAGCGCTACCCTTTTCCATGGGGGCCATCGTCGGCATGCTCGGCGGGCGCCTGGTCGCTGCCAAGTTGCCGGAACCCATCTGCAAAGATGGCTTCGCCCTTGTGTCGACGCTGGTAGCGGCCGCGCTGCTGGTAAAAGCCCTGGGTTGA
- a CDS encoding cation-transporting P-type ATPase, with amino-acid sequence MNRPSNIPAAHPTTPSQGLAWYTLPAAQALKHLGVDEQAGLDIAEAQARLERTGFNRLPASARRPAWQRFLLQFHNILIYVLLGCAAITATLQHLWDTVVILAVVVVNAIIGYVQEGKAEQAMDAIRNMLAPRATVIRAGERLGIAGEELVPGDIVLLEAGDKVPADLRLLHANRLQVQEAILTGESAPAEKNTEPVRIEAALADRACMAFSGTLVTCGQATGVVVATATSTEIGRISNLLSAVKPLTTPLIQQMDVFARWLTLLILLIAGLLLAYGHFVGHYVFTEIFMVVVGMSVAAIPEGLPAVLTITLAVGVRAMAHRNAIVRHLPAIETLGSVSVICTDKTGTLTRNEMMVASVVTSDLTFTVDGVGYQPSGNMNLADQLIDTSHHPVLAELGRATSLCNDASLRQHEDAWKVEGDPMEGALLVFCAKAGINGEEERGTWARTDAIPFDAKHRFMATLHHNHDRQAAIYVKGAPEQVLTMCTCQRSSTGATAPLDTDYWHAQANAIARKGQRVLALAVRSVPPEHAILEFADVQGTLTLLGLVGMIDPPRPETIQAIKQCQAAGIVVKMITGDHAGTACAIADQIGLDNPDKVLTGIDLDAMNDATLRESLKQVNIFARTSPEHKLRLVTLLQLNGMTVAMTGDGVNDAPALKRADAGIAMGGKGSEAAKEAADLVLADDNFASIVAAVREGRTVYDNIKKVLSWTLPTNAGETMTLIVALLFGLTLPVTAIQILWINLITAITLGIALAFEPTEDNTMRRPPRSRQEPLISGALVWHMVLVSILFLCGVYGIFTYALDRGYSVELARTLAVNTLVVMEIFHLFFIRNLYGTSLTWKGLRGTKVVWATIAVVTVAQFAITYAPPLQTVFATQAVPFMDGLLIIAVGIALFAIIEIEKQLRLRLSESDRQP; translated from the coding sequence ATGAACCGACCGAGCAACATACCTGCGGCGCACCCGACAACGCCCTCGCAGGGCCTGGCCTGGTACACGTTGCCCGCCGCACAGGCACTCAAACACCTGGGTGTCGATGAGCAAGCCGGGCTGGACATCGCCGAAGCCCAGGCCCGGCTTGAGCGTACGGGTTTCAACCGGTTGCCAGCGTCAGCCCGGCGGCCAGCGTGGCAGCGATTTCTGCTGCAATTTCATAACATCCTGATTTATGTACTGCTCGGTTGCGCTGCAATCACCGCAACGCTGCAACACCTGTGGGACACGGTGGTCATTCTTGCCGTCGTGGTGGTCAATGCGATCATTGGCTATGTCCAGGAAGGCAAGGCCGAGCAGGCCATGGATGCCATCCGCAACATGCTGGCGCCCCGCGCAACGGTGATACGTGCCGGCGAACGCCTGGGCATCGCAGGCGAGGAACTGGTACCCGGCGATATCGTCTTGCTGGAGGCTGGCGACAAAGTCCCGGCGGATCTGCGCCTGCTGCATGCCAATCGGCTCCAGGTCCAGGAAGCCATCCTGACCGGAGAATCCGCACCGGCTGAAAAAAATACCGAACCGGTGCGCATCGAAGCAGCCCTGGCTGATCGTGCCTGCATGGCCTTCAGTGGCACCCTGGTGACCTGCGGCCAAGCAACAGGGGTCGTCGTCGCCACCGCAACCTCGACTGAAATCGGGCGCATCAGCAACCTGCTGTCGGCAGTGAAGCCGCTGACGACGCCCCTGATACAGCAAATGGACGTCTTCGCCCGCTGGCTGACGCTATTGATTTTGCTGATCGCCGGTCTGCTACTCGCTTATGGCCACTTTGTCGGGCATTACGTCTTCACCGAGATATTCATGGTCGTGGTGGGCATGTCGGTCGCGGCCATACCCGAGGGGTTGCCCGCCGTACTCACCATCACCCTGGCGGTGGGCGTGCGGGCAATGGCCCATCGCAACGCCATCGTTCGGCACCTGCCGGCCATCGAAACCCTGGGCTCGGTATCGGTCATCTGCACGGACAAGACCGGCACCCTCACCCGTAACGAGATGATGGTGGCATCCGTCGTCACCAGTGACCTGACCTTCACGGTCGACGGGGTCGGCTATCAGCCTTCGGGCAACATGAACCTTGCCGATCAGTTGATCGACACCTCTCACCACCCGGTGCTGGCCGAACTCGGGCGCGCGACCAGCCTTTGCAATGACGCGAGCTTGAGGCAGCACGAAGACGCCTGGAAGGTCGAAGGAGACCCCATGGAAGGTGCATTGCTGGTGTTTTGCGCCAAGGCCGGTATCAACGGTGAAGAGGAACGCGGCACTTGGGCGCGCACCGATGCCATTCCGTTCGACGCTAAACACCGCTTCATGGCAACGCTGCATCACAACCATGACCGACAAGCCGCGATTTATGTCAAAGGCGCGCCGGAGCAGGTTTTGACCATGTGCACATGCCAGCGTAGCAGCACGGGGGCAACGGCCCCGCTCGATACCGACTATTGGCACGCGCAGGCCAATGCCATCGCCCGCAAAGGCCAACGCGTGTTGGCGCTCGCCGTCAGGTCCGTCCCACCCGAACACGCCATCCTGGAATTTGCCGATGTGCAAGGGACACTGACCTTGCTTGGCCTGGTCGGGATGATCGACCCGCCCCGCCCGGAAACGATCCAGGCGATCAAGCAATGCCAGGCGGCCGGCATTGTCGTGAAAATGATCACAGGGGACCACGCCGGCACCGCCTGCGCCATCGCTGATCAGATCGGCCTGGACAACCCCGACAAGGTACTGACGGGCATTGACCTGGATGCAATGAACGATGCAACCCTCAGGGAATCGCTCAAGCAAGTGAACATCTTCGCGCGTACCAGCCCCGAACATAAGCTCCGGCTGGTGACGTTGCTGCAACTCAACGGCATGACCGTGGCCATGACCGGCGACGGCGTCAACGACGCGCCAGCGCTCAAGCGCGCAGATGCCGGCATCGCCATGGGCGGCAAAGGCAGTGAAGCAGCCAAGGAAGCCGCGGACCTGGTACTGGCGGACGATAACTTCGCCTCTATCGTCGCCGCTGTGCGTGAAGGCCGCACGGTCTATGACAACATCAAGAAAGTGCTGAGCTGGACGTTACCCACCAACGCGGGCGAGACAATGACCCTGATTGTCGCGCTGCTGTTTGGCCTTACATTGCCAGTCACGGCGATACAGATCCTGTGGATCAACCTGATTACCGCTATCACGCTGGGTATCGCGCTGGCGTTCGAACCGACCGAAGACAACACCATGCGCAGGCCACCGCGCTCACGACAGGAGCCGTTGATCAGCGGCGCATTGGTCTGGCATATGGTGCTCGTTTCCATTCTGTTCCTGTGCGGTGTCTACGGCATCTTTACCTATGCCCTGGACCGAGGCTACTCCGTCGAACTGGCCCGCACCCTGGCAGTGAACACCTTGGTCGTGATGGAAATTTTCCACCTGTTCTTTATCCGCAATCTCTACGGCACGTCACTGACCTGGAAGGGCCTTCGGGGTACGAAGGTTGTGTGGGCGACCATCGCGGTGGTGACCGTCGCTCAATTCGCCATCACCTACGCGCCGCCGCTGCAAACCGTGTTCGCCACCCAAGCGGTGCCCTTCATGGATGGACTGCTGATCATCGCGGTGGGCATTGCGCTGTTCGCCATCATCGAAATTGAAAAACAGCTTCGACTGCGTTTAAGCGAGTCCGATCGTCAACCGTGA
- a CDS encoding universal stress protein, translated as MSTQSRLMLVVSPLMEHSPAFDRAAALARAEGAALHIVAFDYLEGLATAGLVNEQALEQMRLGYIERHRQWLEEQARPLRNLGIEVTTEVTWVERPLQEILVHLKEAPMAALIKSVDPESWFSRLMFTPLDVHLLRECAVPLHFVNKVAHARPRKILAAIDPFHQDGHYEGLNDRILSEANKLATRCDATLEVIYAYDLSSITAAEYGFGNGSMFFSSTLARQLYESQGAAFDALAERNGIAPDQRRMIMGDPAKVLASYAASHDIDVIVMGRVRYGSLDKLIGSTVESLLYKMPCSLWVIAPQRIG; from the coding sequence ATGTCTACGCAATCACGCTTGATGCTGGTCGTCTCGCCACTGATGGAACACAGCCCGGCGTTCGACCGGGCCGCCGCACTGGCCAGGGCCGAAGGCGCGGCGCTGCATATTGTCGCGTTTGACTACCTCGAAGGCCTGGCCACGGCGGGCCTGGTAAACGAACAAGCACTGGAGCAGATGCGCCTGGGCTACATCGAGCGCCATCGGCAGTGGCTGGAGGAACAGGCCAGGCCCCTGCGCAACCTCGGCATCGAGGTCACGACAGAAGTGACGTGGGTCGAGCGCCCCTTGCAGGAAATCCTGGTCCACCTCAAGGAAGCGCCGATGGCTGCGCTGATCAAGTCGGTGGACCCTGAGTCATGGTTTTCCCGACTGATGTTCACACCGCTGGACGTGCACCTGCTGCGCGAATGCGCAGTTCCATTGCACTTCGTCAACAAGGTCGCCCACGCTCGTCCGCGCAAGATCCTGGCCGCCATCGACCCGTTCCATCAGGACGGACACTACGAAGGCCTCAATGACCGTATCCTGAGCGAAGCCAACAAGTTGGCCACCCGCTGCGACGCGACGCTGGAAGTCATCTACGCCTATGACCTTTCGTCCATTACCGCCGCCGAATACGGTTTCGGCAACGGTTCGATGTTCTTCTCCTCGACCCTGGCCCGCCAGCTCTACGAATCCCAGGGCGCCGCCTTCGATGCACTGGCCGAACGCAATGGCATCGCCCCGGACCAGCGACGCATGATCATGGGTGACCCGGCCAAGGTGTTGGCGAGCTACGCCGCATCCCATGACATTGACGTCATCGTCATGGGGCGCGTGCGCTACGGCAGCCTGGACAAGCTGATCGGCAGCACAGTGGAAAGCCTGCTGTACAAAATGCCCTGCAGCCTGTGGGTGATTGCGCCGCAGCGAATTGGCTGA
- a CDS encoding MgtC/SapB family protein, which translates to MTETLAFANAAAALGIGLLVGLERERRKGEGDRRDFAGLRTFAITSVLGYLAIQAGGPLLLGGMTLALGALVTVAYWRNLDKDPGITSEVALFAVLALGALCASAPGLATAIGVVIAGLLASRQTLHHFARNQLTATELRDGLVLLIAALVVLPLAPDRFLGPYDAINLRNLCTLTVMLMAVGALGHVAVRTLGTRYGYALSAIASGFASATATVATMGGIAVKEPINLKVVSAAAVLSNLATVVQMSLILAAVDPVLLRWMWGPLVCGMLMVLLYAGLLMFPRPRARADEPIKHGGAFSLKLALTMVLAMTGITVLSSAMLDAFGQAGVTVTAIFSGLLDAHASTASIASLAKGGLLPSDGVAVPVLMALSSNSLSKCVVAWLSGGRRFAGYVIPGQVLVTLAMWAGLLLPSLSA; encoded by the coding sequence ATGACTGAAACCCTGGCTTTCGCCAATGCCGCCGCCGCGCTGGGAATCGGCCTGCTGGTGGGGCTTGAGCGCGAACGGCGCAAAGGCGAGGGCGACAGGCGCGACTTCGCCGGCCTGCGCACCTTCGCCATCACGTCCGTGCTCGGCTACCTGGCGATCCAGGCGGGCGGTCCCTTGTTGCTGGGGGGCATGACCCTTGCCCTGGGCGCATTGGTGACCGTGGCCTATTGGCGAAATCTCGACAAGGACCCGGGGATTACCAGCGAGGTGGCGTTGTTCGCGGTACTGGCACTGGGTGCGCTCTGTGCGAGCGCCCCGGGCCTGGCGACGGCGATTGGCGTAGTGATTGCCGGGCTGCTCGCCAGCCGCCAGACGTTGCACCATTTTGCCCGCAACCAATTGACGGCCACCGAGCTGCGCGATGGCCTGGTGCTGTTGATCGCCGCGCTGGTCGTGCTCCCGCTGGCACCGGATCGATTCCTCGGGCCTTATGACGCAATCAACCTGCGCAACCTGTGCACCCTCACCGTCATGCTGATGGCGGTGGGTGCGCTGGGGCATGTCGCGGTTCGAACCCTGGGGACCCGCTATGGCTATGCCCTCAGTGCGATTGCCTCGGGGTTTGCTTCTGCCACGGCGACTGTCGCGACCATGGGCGGTATCGCGGTCAAAGAGCCGATCAATCTCAAGGTGGTGAGCGCCGCGGCGGTATTATCCAACCTGGCGACGGTGGTTCAAATGAGCCTGATTCTCGCAGCCGTGGACCCCGTGCTGCTGCGTTGGATGTGGGGGCCGTTGGTGTGCGGGATGCTGATGGTATTGCTCTACGCCGGCCTGCTGATGTTTCCCCGTCCAAGGGCGCGGGCCGATGAACCCATCAAACACGGCGGTGCCTTCAGCCTCAAGCTGGCGTTGACCATGGTTCTGGCAATGACCGGTATCACCGTCCTCTCGTCGGCGATGCTCGATGCGTTTGGCCAGGCCGGGGTGACCGTCACCGCGATTTTCAGCGGGTTGCTCGACGCCCATGCCTCGACGGCCTCCATCGCGTCCCTGGCCAAGGGCGGGTTGTTGCCCTCCGACGGCGTCGCCGTACCGGTGCTGATGGCGCTGAGCAGCAACTCCCTGAGCAAATGCGTCGTCGCCTGGCTCAGTGGCGGGCGAAGGTTCGCCGGGTATGTGATTCCCGGCCAGGTGCTGGTCACACTGGCGATGTGGGCAGGGCTGTTGCTCCCGAGTTTGTCAGCCTGA
- a CDS encoding universal stress protein, which yields MSQTQRLLLLAPDAMIRTPAFDRATELALALDLPLHIVAFDYLELLSVAGLFAPEQVKQAREGYLETHRHWLWQQAELARRHGVEVTCEVVWSKDAFQALQQYVKEMPMALIIKDAQPEPAMKRVFFTPLDWRLLRDCSVPVHLVTDSRHPRPRRVLAIVDVLRSEEQDLVFNDQIVDAAVKLAEQCNAQVELLHVFDWTAVYASDMGIGALPLATGLYEALGQAQHEVFESLAERHGVAPQQRHFIEGAPLNSICTFAADHQVDVIVMGTTAHRGLDRRLGTTAELLLQRAPCSVLAIKPQA from the coding sequence ATGTCCCAGACTCAACGTTTGTTGTTATTGGCGCCTGACGCCATGATCCGTACGCCGGCGTTCGACCGCGCCACCGAGTTGGCCCTGGCGCTGGACCTGCCCCTGCATATTGTGGCGTTCGACTACCTGGAGTTGCTCTCGGTGGCCGGTCTGTTCGCCCCGGAACAGGTCAAGCAAGCGCGTGAGGGTTATCTGGAAACCCATCGGCATTGGTTGTGGCAACAGGCCGAACTGGCGCGCCGGCACGGCGTCGAGGTGACCTGCGAGGTGGTGTGGAGCAAGGATGCCTTCCAAGCCTTGCAGCAATACGTCAAGGAGATGCCGATGGCGTTGATCATCAAGGACGCGCAGCCGGAACCGGCGATGAAACGGGTGTTTTTCACACCCCTGGACTGGCGCTTGCTGCGTGACTGCTCGGTGCCGGTGCATCTGGTCACGGATTCGCGTCACCCGCGGCCTCGGCGGGTCCTGGCGATTGTCGATGTGCTGCGCAGCGAGGAGCAGGATCTGGTGTTCAACGACCAGATCGTCGACGCCGCGGTCAAACTGGCAGAACAATGTAATGCCCAGGTCGAGTTGCTGCACGTCTTCGATTGGACGGCTGTCTACGCCTCGGACATGGGCATTGGCGCGCTGCCCCTGGCCACCGGGCTCTATGAAGCGTTGGGCCAGGCCCAGCATGAGGTGTTCGAGTCCCTGGCCGAGCGGCATGGGGTCGCACCGCAGCAGCGCCACTTCATCGAAGGAGCGCCGCTGAACAGCATTTGCACGTTCGCCGCCGATCACCAGGTCGATGTCATCGTCATGGGCACCACGGCGCATCGTGGCCTGGACAGGCGCCTGGGCACCACCGCCGAGTTACTGCTGCAACGGGCGCCCTGCAGCGTGTTGGCGATCAAGCCGCAAGCGTGA
- a CDS encoding GNAT family N-acetyltransferase, translating into MLTVKDHNERAAALYASISGKHWIQALKDGRHVLIRPLREQDRQREYDFIMRLSPESRHMRFLAQINEPGAALLDNLMDVDCKTRMAYIALVHDNGELIEIGVSRYCATQEHECECAVTVADPWQHLGLGTLLMEHLIDTARKNGYRQMYSVDAASNASMRDLAHSLGFETHSDPDDTRQVIHRLYL; encoded by the coding sequence ATGCTCACTGTCAAAGACCACAACGAACGCGCCGCTGCCCTGTATGCCAGCATCAGTGGCAAACACTGGATCCAGGCACTCAAGGACGGCCGGCATGTCTTGATCCGCCCGCTCAGGGAGCAGGATCGCCAGCGCGAATACGACTTCATCATGCGTCTGTCACCGGAGTCCCGGCACATGCGCTTTCTGGCGCAGATCAATGAGCCGGGCGCGGCGCTGCTCGATAATTTGATGGACGTCGACTGCAAGACGCGCATGGCCTACATCGCCCTGGTCCATGACAACGGCGAGTTGATCGAGATCGGGGTCAGTCGCTATTGCGCGACCCAGGAACACGAATGCGAGTGCGCGGTGACGGTCGCCGACCCTTGGCAACACCTGGGGCTGGGGACATTGCTGATGGAGCACCTGATCGACACCGCGCGTAAAAATGGCTACCGCCAGATGTACTCCGTCGATGCGGCCAGCAATGCCTCGATGCGGGATTTGGCCCATAGCCTGGGTTTTGAAACCCACAGCGATCCCGACGACACCCGGCAGGTCATCCACCGGCTCTACCTTTAG